One genomic region from Streptomyces sp. NBC_01431 encodes:
- a CDS encoding VOC family protein: protein MLTSTQVPGGLNWLDLGTPDPDAAVVFYAGVFGWDFRSAGPEAGGYGFLQKDGRTLAGLGPLTEEGASSAWTVYFRTVDADATAKAVEQAGGSVRVAPAEVFTAGRMAGFTDPTGAEFAVWEPREMDGLEIVNEPGSVSWIELYTTDAAVAKDFYRTVLSWDTRDMPMSEDIVYTIAGAAGGGEQSMHGGLMQLPQENLDAGSTSEWHPYFETEDCDATVVRAQELGATVIIPPADAEGVGRFAMLLDPFGAPFAVITSATA, encoded by the coding sequence ATGCTGACCTCCACGCAGGTACCCGGCGGGCTGAACTGGCTCGACCTGGGGACCCCCGACCCCGACGCGGCCGTCGTTTTCTACGCGGGCGTGTTCGGCTGGGATTTCCGGTCCGCGGGACCGGAGGCCGGGGGCTACGGCTTCCTCCAGAAGGACGGCAGGACGCTCGCCGGCCTCGGCCCGCTGACCGAGGAGGGCGCGAGTTCCGCCTGGACGGTGTACTTCCGCACCGTGGACGCCGACGCCACCGCCAAGGCCGTCGAGCAGGCGGGCGGCTCGGTCCGCGTCGCGCCCGCGGAGGTCTTCACGGCCGGGCGGATGGCCGGCTTCACCGACCCGACGGGCGCCGAGTTCGCCGTGTGGGAGCCCCGGGAGATGGACGGCCTGGAGATCGTCAACGAGCCCGGCAGCGTCAGCTGGATCGAGCTGTACACGACCGATGCCGCGGTGGCGAAGGACTTCTACCGCACGGTCCTGTCGTGGGACACCCGCGACATGCCCATGAGTGAGGACATCGTCTACACGATCGCCGGTGCGGCGGGCGGCGGCGAGCAGTCCATGCACGGCGGCCTCATGCAGCTGCCCCAGGAGAACCTGGACGCGGGCTCGACCTCCGAATGGCACCCGTACTTCGAGACCGAGGACTGCGACGCCACGGTGGTCAGGGCACAGGAGCTGGGTGCGACCGTCATCATCCCGCCCGCCGACGCCGAGGGCGTGGGACGGTTCGCGATGCTGCTCGACCCGTTCGGCGCCCCGTTCGCGGTGATCACGAGCGCCACCGCCTGA
- a CDS encoding DNA polymerase III subunit alpha, with protein MSGFTHLHTVSGFSLRYGASHPERLAERAVDRGMDALALTDRDTLAGTVRFAKACAKAGIRPLFGADLAVPEHLEDAGPARGQARRTPVRGGAFVDESAPRVTFLARDGATGWAELCRLVSAAHTAGGRPLLARSDLPAEGLTVLLGPASEIGRALSAGRPDRAARLLAPWREIYGDSLRLEAVHHGLRGTGPGSLRLAARTVGFAAEQGVRAVLTNAVRYADAGQGPVADVLDAARRLVPVRAPFDSGERWLKDPDAMFKIAERVAEAAGWRRDVAHRLLAMTEQTAAECLVDPQDDLGIKTFAYFPEPHLVGAAHRTPQRVLASRAAAGMVLRGYGDRRAYWERMHHELDIIAHWGYASYFLTVAQVVDDIREMGIRVAARGSGAGSLVNHLLGIAHADPVESGLLMERFLSKRRPVLPDIDIDVESARRLDVYRAIIDRFGTERVATVAMPETYRVRHAIRDVGAALSMDPAETDRIAKSFPHIRARDARTALKELPELRSLAGEMEKYGRFWELVEALDALPRGIAMHPCGVLLSDASLLCRTPVMPTSGEGFPMSQFDKEDVEDLGLLKLDVLGVRMQSAMAHAVAEIGRATGEKLDIDDPAQVPPGDAKTYQLIRSTETLGCFQIESPGQRDLVGRLQPATFHDLVVDISLFRPGPVAADMVRPFIEARHGRAPVRFPHPDLADALRDTYGVVVFHEQIIEIVNIMTGCGRGEADRARRGLGDPESQGRIKTWFAQRAEERGYLPEVIARTWEIVEAFGSYGFCKAHAVAFAVPTYQSAWLKAHHPAAFYAGLLTHDPGMYPKRLLLADARRRGVPILPVDVNRSSVAHGIELVSGVWGVRLALADVHGISEAESARIEAGRPYASLRDFWQRARPSRPVAERLARIGALDAFGANRRDLLLHLSELHGARRAAGGQLPLDGGLLTASTGLPDLDDAERLSAELGVLGMDASRHLMEDHTEFLNELGVVSAKRLRDAEHGRTVLVAGAKAATQTPPIRSGKRVVFSTLDDGTGLVDLAFFDDSHDACAYTVFHSWLLLVRGVVQRRGPRSLSVVGARAWNLAELAELRRVGGLDAVSARLATPPEPIEPAAPSSEASEAFEASEAFETAAGRSADNGRRIHLSTGYELNPWADLRPAGEQAATGRKLWHASPGSAG; from the coding sequence ATGTCCGGCTTCACGCATCTGCACACCGTTTCGGGATTCTCCCTGCGGTACGGGGCCTCCCACCCGGAACGGCTGGCCGAACGCGCCGTCGACCGCGGCATGGACGCCCTCGCCCTGACCGACCGGGACACCCTCGCGGGCACGGTCCGCTTCGCCAAGGCCTGCGCCAAGGCGGGCATCCGGCCGCTGTTCGGGGCCGATCTGGCCGTGCCGGAACACCTGGAAGACGCCGGGCCCGCTCGGGGGCAGGCCCGGCGCACGCCCGTACGGGGCGGTGCGTTCGTCGACGAATCGGCTCCCCGGGTCACCTTCCTCGCCCGTGACGGCGCGACCGGCTGGGCCGAGCTCTGCCGCCTGGTCAGCGCCGCGCACACCGCCGGGGGGCGCCCGCTGCTCGCCCGCTCCGACCTGCCCGCCGAGGGGCTCACCGTGCTGCTCGGACCGGCCTCCGAGATCGGCCGCGCGCTGAGTGCGGGCCGCCCCGACCGGGCCGCGAGACTGCTCGCGCCCTGGCGGGAGATCTACGGCGACTCGCTCCGCCTCGAAGCCGTCCACCACGGGCTCAGGGGCACCGGGCCCGGCTCGCTGCGGCTGGCCGCGCGCACCGTCGGGTTCGCCGCCGAACAGGGCGTGCGCGCCGTGCTGACCAACGCCGTGCGGTACGCCGATGCCGGCCAGGGCCCGGTCGCCGACGTGCTCGACGCGGCCCGGCGCCTGGTGCCGGTGCGGGCACCGTTCGACAGTGGCGAGCGCTGGCTCAAGGACCCGGACGCCATGTTCAAGATCGCCGAACGGGTCGCCGAGGCGGCGGGCTGGCGGCGCGACGTCGCCCACCGGCTGCTCGCCATGACCGAGCAGACCGCCGCCGAATGCCTCGTCGACCCCCAGGACGACCTCGGCATCAAGACCTTCGCCTACTTCCCGGAGCCGCACCTGGTCGGCGCGGCCCACCGCACCCCGCAGCGCGTCCTCGCCTCCCGGGCCGCCGCGGGCATGGTGCTGCGCGGCTACGGCGACCGGCGCGCGTACTGGGAGCGGATGCACCACGAGCTGGACATCATCGCGCACTGGGGGTACGCCTCGTACTTCCTCACCGTCGCCCAAGTCGTGGACGACATACGGGAGATGGGGATCCGGGTGGCCGCGCGCGGCTCCGGCGCGGGCTCGCTCGTCAACCACCTGCTCGGCATCGCCCACGCCGACCCGGTGGAGAGCGGGCTCCTGATGGAGCGCTTCCTCTCCAAGCGGCGCCCGGTGCTGCCCGACATCGACATCGACGTGGAGTCCGCGCGCCGGCTCGACGTCTACCGCGCGATCATCGACCGCTTCGGCACCGAGCGGGTCGCCACCGTCGCCATGCCCGAGACCTACCGGGTGCGGCACGCCATCCGGGACGTGGGCGCCGCGCTGTCCATGGACCCGGCCGAGACCGACCGGATCGCGAAGTCCTTCCCGCACATCCGGGCCCGCGACGCCCGCACGGCGCTGAAGGAACTGCCCGAACTGCGGTCCCTGGCGGGCGAGATGGAGAAGTACGGCAGGTTCTGGGAGCTGGTCGAGGCGCTCGACGCACTGCCGCGCGGCATCGCCATGCACCCGTGCGGCGTGCTCCTCTCGGACGCCTCCCTGCTGTGCCGCACCCCCGTCATGCCGACCAGCGGCGAAGGGTTTCCCATGTCCCAGTTCGACAAGGAGGACGTGGAGGACCTCGGGCTGCTCAAACTGGACGTCCTGGGCGTGCGGATGCAGTCGGCGATGGCCCACGCGGTGGCCGAGATCGGCCGGGCGACGGGCGAGAAGCTCGACATCGACGACCCGGCGCAGGTACCGCCCGGCGATGCGAAGACGTACCAACTCATCCGGTCCACCGAGACGTTGGGCTGTTTCCAGATCGAGTCACCGGGCCAGCGCGACCTGGTCGGGCGGCTCCAGCCCGCCACCTTCCACGATCTCGTGGTCGACATCTCGCTGTTCAGGCCCGGACCGGTCGCGGCCGACATGGTGCGGCCGTTCATCGAGGCCCGGCACGGGCGGGCCCCGGTGCGCTTCCCGCACCCCGACCTGGCGGACGCGCTGCGCGACACCTACGGCGTGGTCGTCTTCCACGAGCAGATCATCGAGATCGTGAACATCATGACCGGCTGTGGCCGGGGCGAGGCCGACCGGGCGCGGCGCGGACTCGGCGACCCCGAGTCGCAGGGCCGCATCAAGACCTGGTTCGCCCAACGAGCCGAAGAGCGCGGCTACCTGCCCGAGGTGATCGCCCGCACCTGGGAGATCGTGGAGGCCTTCGGCTCGTACGGCTTCTGCAAGGCGCACGCTGTCGCCTTCGCCGTGCCGACCTACCAGTCGGCCTGGCTCAAGGCGCATCACCCGGCCGCCTTCTACGCCGGGCTGCTCACCCACGACCCCGGGATGTACCCCAAGCGGCTGCTGCTCGCGGACGCGCGGCGGCGCGGGGTGCCTATCCTGCCGGTGGACGTGAACCGGTCCTCGGTCGCACACGGAATCGAACTGGTGTCCGGTGTGTGGGGGGTGCGGCTCGCGCTGGCGGACGTCCACGGGATCAGCGAGGCCGAGAGCGCGCGCATCGAGGCCGGCCGCCCCTACGCCTCGCTGCGTGACTTCTGGCAGCGGGCCCGGCCCAGCCGGCCGGTCGCCGAACGGCTCGCCCGGATCGGCGCGCTCGACGCGTTCGGCGCCAACCGGCGCGACCTGCTGCTCCACCTGTCCGAACTGCACGGCGCCCGCCGTGCCGCGGGCGGTCAACTCCCGCTGGACGGCGGCCTGTTGACGGCCAGTACGGGACTGCCCGACCTGGATGACGCGGAACGGCTCAGTGCCGAACTCGGCGTCCTCGGTATGGACGCCTCCCGCCACCTGATGGAGGACCACACGGAGTTCCTGAACGAACTCGGCGTCGTCTCCGCCAAGCGGCTGCGCGATGCCGAGCACGGCCGGACGGTCCTGGTGGCGGGCGCCAAGGCGGCCACCCAGACCCCGCCGATCCGCTCCGGCAAGCGGGTCGTCTTCAGCACCCTGGACGACGGCACGGGCCTGGTCGACCTGGCCTTCTTCGACGACAGTCACGACGCCTGCGCCTACACCGTCTTCCACTCCTGGCTGCTCCTTGTGCGCGGCGTGGTGCAGCGACGCGGCCCGCGCAGCCTCAGCGTGGTGGGCGCCCGCGCCTGGAACCTCGCCGAACTGGCCGAACTGCGCCGGGTGGGCGGCCTGGACGCGGTCTCGGCCCGCCTCGCGACCCCGCCGGAACCCATCGAACCCGCCGCCCCCTCCTCGGAAGCCTCCGAAGCCTTTGAAGCCTCCGAAGCCTTTGAAACGGCGGCCGGGCGGTCCGCCGACAACGGCCGCCGCATCCACCTGTCCACCGGCTACGAACTGAACCCCTGGGCCGACCTGCGACCGGCAGGTGAACAGGCCGCCACCGGACGGAAGTTGTGGCACGCGAGCCCCGGGAGCGCGGGATGA
- a CDS encoding DNA polymerase Y family protein has translation MILCARFAPGESDAAPSSLVTLAEGLTPTVQALPPDGLLADLCGAEKYFGQDAERLAALLRVRALAHFGLGCAIGLAPNAMLARMAARDAGAGTTRVVRPDEVDRYLAVKPVRALDGVGRSTARTLCAYGLDTAGRLADAPPGTVQRIVGARAGRELQERARGIDRTPVVPNAAARSLAAERTFSRDELDPVHHRRALLALAEELGVRLRGAHQVCRSLSLTVRYADRSTTTRTRGLREPSAHSPALTDLAYGLYAALGLQRARVRGISLRAEGLMAAELAAQQLTFDPADDRARRIEAVADRARARFGPRAIVPGTLSDAA, from the coding sequence ATGATCCTCTGTGCACGGTTCGCCCCGGGAGAGTCGGACGCGGCGCCTTCCTCGCTGGTCACGCTGGCCGAGGGCCTCACCCCCACCGTCCAGGCGCTCCCGCCCGACGGGCTGCTCGCCGATCTGTGCGGCGCCGAGAAGTACTTCGGGCAGGACGCGGAGCGGCTCGCCGCCCTCCTGCGGGTCCGCGCGCTCGCCCACTTCGGCCTGGGCTGCGCCATCGGCCTCGCGCCCAATGCGATGCTGGCCAGGATGGCGGCCCGGGACGCCGGAGCCGGGACGACCCGGGTGGTGCGCCCCGACGAGGTGGACCGGTACCTCGCCGTCAAGCCGGTCCGTGCGCTGGACGGGGTGGGGCGCTCGACCGCTCGCACCCTCTGCGCGTACGGACTCGACACGGCGGGGCGCCTCGCGGACGCTCCGCCGGGCACCGTTCAGCGGATCGTCGGCGCCAGGGCCGGACGCGAACTCCAGGAACGGGCCCGCGGCATCGACCGCACCCCCGTCGTGCCGAACGCCGCAGCCAGGTCCCTGGCGGCCGAACGCACCTTCTCCCGCGACGAGTTGGACCCCGTACACCATCGCAGGGCGCTGCTCGCCCTGGCCGAGGAACTGGGCGTCCGGCTGCGCGGCGCGCACCAGGTGTGCCGTTCCCTCAGCCTCACCGTGCGCTACGCCGACCGGTCCACCACCACCCGCACCCGCGGCCTGCGCGAACCCTCGGCGCACTCGCCCGCGCTCACCGACCTGGCGTACGGGCTCTACGCGGCGCTCGGCCTGCAACGGGCCAGGGTGCGGGGCATCTCGCTGCGGGCCGAGGGACTGATGGCGGCCGAACTCGCCGCCCAGCAGCTGACGTTCGACCCGGCGGACGACCGGGCTCGCCGGATCGAGGCGGTGGCCGACCGGGCCCGCGCCCGCTTCGGTCCGCGGGCCATCGTCCCGGGGACGCTGTCGGACGCGGCCTGA
- a CDS encoding esterase/lipase family protein: protein MLPWKRVLRPLSAVLLAAAATLVPATAAHAQSAPSSGWNDYSCKPSAAHPRPVVLVHGTFGNGTDNWLALAPYLVNRGYCVFSLDYGRLPGVPLFDGLGPIDKSAAQLATFVDTVLAATGAPKADLVGHSQGGMMPRWYLKFLGGAAKVNALVGIAPDNHGTTLDGLAQLLPYFPGAENLLTLATPGLADQMAGSAFVTKLNQGGDTVAGVHYTVIASKYDEVVTPYRSQFLDGPDVHNVLIQDKCALDLSEHVAIGLTDRVAYHEVVNALDPAHATSTTCASVIG from the coding sequence ATGCTGCCCTGGAAACGCGTGCTCAGACCGCTCTCGGCGGTGCTGCTGGCCGCCGCGGCCACCCTCGTTCCCGCGACGGCCGCGCACGCCCAGTCCGCGCCGAGCAGTGGCTGGAACGACTACTCCTGCAAGCCGTCCGCCGCCCACCCCCGGCCCGTCGTCCTGGTGCACGGCACCTTCGGAAACGGCACCGACAACTGGCTGGCCCTCGCCCCGTATCTGGTCAACCGCGGGTACTGCGTTTTCTCGCTCGACTACGGCCGGCTTCCCGGTGTGCCCCTCTTCGACGGCCTCGGCCCCATCGACAAGTCGGCCGCCCAGCTCGCCACCTTCGTGGACACGGTGCTCGCCGCGACCGGAGCGCCCAAGGCCGATCTGGTCGGCCACTCGCAGGGCGGCATGATGCCGCGCTGGTACCTGAAGTTCCTCGGCGGCGCCGCCAAGGTCAACGCGCTCGTCGGGATCGCCCCCGACAACCACGGCACCACCCTGGACGGCCTGGCCCAACTGCTGCCGTACTTCCCCGGCGCCGAGAACCTCCTGACGCTCGCCACTCCCGGACTCGCCGACCAGATGGCCGGGTCGGCGTTCGTCACCAAGCTCAATCAGGGCGGCGACACCGTCGCCGGCGTCCACTACACCGTCATCGCCAGCAAGTACGACGAGGTGGTCACCCCCTATCGCTCGCAGTTCCTGGACGGCCCGGACGTCCACAACGTCCTCATCCAGGACAAGTGCGCGCTCGACCTGTCCGAGCATGTGGCGATCGGCCTCACCGACCGCGTCGCCTACCACGAGGTGGTGAACGCGCTCGACCCCGCGCACGCCACCTCGACCACGTGCGCCTCCGTCATTGGCTGA
- a CDS encoding lytic polysaccharide monooxygenase auxiliary activity family 9 protein, translating to MTFPQLSTASEQRGPRGRKVAAVAALGFAPLALTGLAAGPAAAHGSMTDPVSRVSACYAEGPESPRSAACKAAVAASGPQAFYDWNAVNMANAAGRSKQIIPDGKLCSAGNDKYRGLDLARADWPATKLSAGSHTFHYKGTAPHKGSFELYITKDGYDPSKPLKWSDLEATPFAKVTDPPMRNGDYVFDGKIPARSGRHLIYSIWQRSDSPEAFYTCSDVVFGKDSGTAGAPAPAASAPTDQEIADGAAKSTVQHHHDGAAPGKGPNTVPAGKGSGPQADGAASTPIASTGTPSTTDTTGATRTQNLAETGGDSSTPYLAMGGAGALAVGAAALFVTLRRKAAPAGRHGR from the coding sequence ATGACCTTCCCCCAGCTCTCCACCGCGTCCGAGCAGCGGGGGCCCCGTGGTCGCAAGGTGGCCGCGGTCGCCGCCCTGGGCTTCGCGCCGCTCGCCCTCACGGGGCTCGCGGCCGGGCCCGCCGCCGCCCACGGCTCCATGACGGACCCGGTGAGCCGGGTCTCCGCCTGTTACGCCGAGGGCCCCGAGAGCCCCAGGTCCGCGGCGTGCAAGGCCGCCGTCGCGGCGAGCGGCCCGCAGGCGTTCTACGACTGGAACGCGGTGAACATGGCCAACGCCGCCGGCCGTTCGAAGCAGATCATCCCGGACGGGAAGCTGTGCAGCGCCGGCAACGACAAGTACAGGGGGCTCGACCTGGCGCGCGCCGACTGGCCGGCCACCAAGCTCTCGGCGGGCAGCCACACCTTCCACTACAAGGGAACGGCGCCGCACAAGGGGTCGTTCGAGCTGTACATCACCAAGGACGGCTACGACCCGTCGAAGCCGCTGAAGTGGTCGGACCTGGAGGCGACGCCGTTCGCGAAGGTCACCGACCCGCCGATGCGAAATGGCGACTACGTCTTCGACGGGAAGATCCCGGCCAGGTCGGGCCGCCACCTGATCTACTCGATCTGGCAGCGCTCGGACAGCCCCGAGGCGTTCTACACCTGCTCCGACGTGGTGTTCGGCAAGGACAGCGGGACGGCGGGCGCACCGGCACCGGCGGCCTCGGCGCCCACCGACCAGGAGATCGCGGACGGCGCGGCCAAGTCGACCGTCCAGCACCATCACGACGGCGCCGCTCCAGGTAAGGGGCCGAACACCGTCCCGGCCGGCAAGGGCAGCGGGCCGCAGGCGGACGGGGCCGCGTCCACGCCGATCGCCTCGACAGGAACGCCGAGCACGACCGACACCACCGGCGCGACCCGCACGCAGAACCTCGCCGAGACCGGGGGCGACAGCAGTACCCCGTACCTCGCCATGGGCGGCGCGGGCGCGCTCGCCGTCGGTGCCGCGGCGCTCTTCGTGACACTGCGCCGCAAGGCCGCTCCGGCCGGGCGCCACGGCCGCTGA
- a CDS encoding GNAT family N-acetyltransferase, with protein MNDEIRLATPDDVPRVREVTDAAYRPYIERIGVVPVPMEADHAANVAAGRVFVTGHPVVGVLVLVLVPEPDHLFLDSICVHPDARGTGVGRALLHFVDAHARALGLPEVRLYTNAMMWENQKIYPRYGYELVERRAEGAYDRFHYRKVLAPESGSGAVRG; from the coding sequence ATGAACGATGAGATCCGGCTCGCGACCCCCGATGACGTTCCCCGGGTGCGGGAGGTGACCGATGCCGCCTACCGCCCCTACATCGAGCGGATCGGCGTCGTGCCCGTCCCCATGGAGGCCGACCATGCGGCGAACGTGGCGGCGGGGCGGGTCTTCGTGACCGGCCATCCGGTCGTCGGCGTCCTGGTCCTGGTCCTGGTCCCGGAGCCGGACCACCTCTTCCTCGACTCGATCTGCGTACACCCGGACGCGAGGGGAACCGGCGTGGGCCGCGCGCTGCTGCACTTCGTGGACGCCCACGCGCGCGCACTCGGCCTGCCCGAAGTGCGGCTCTACACCAACGCGATGATGTGGGAGAACCAGAAGATCTATCCGCGCTACGGGTACGAACTCGTCGAGCGCCGCGCGGAAGGGGCCTACGACCGCTTCCACTACCGCAAGGTGCTCGCGCCGGAATCCGGCTCCGGGGCCGTTCGGGGCTGA
- a CDS encoding DUF402 domain-containing protein, giving the protein MSTSTVEPGTPIDVVLVKAGRTKLRYPASVESDDGTRLSVRAPWAAAGVRDFGFVRFEPGDVFTEHYWRDRWYAVKEVRGAGSVLKGWYCDITRPAVVRDGELIAEDLDLDLWVSADGATVLRLDEDEFAASGLSEHDPKAAARALAALDELELLAKLGKFTALID; this is encoded by the coding sequence ATGTCCACGAGCACGGTTGAGCCCGGCACCCCCATTGATGTCGTCCTGGTCAAGGCCGGGCGTACGAAGCTGCGTTACCCGGCGTCGGTGGAGTCCGACGACGGGACGCGGCTGAGCGTGCGCGCTCCCTGGGCGGCGGCGGGCGTCCGCGACTTCGGATTCGTGCGGTTCGAGCCGGGCGATGTGTTCACCGAGCACTACTGGCGCGACCGCTGGTACGCCGTGAAGGAGGTCCGCGGGGCGGGCTCGGTACTCAAGGGCTGGTACTGCGACATCACCCGGCCCGCGGTGGTCCGGGACGGCGAGCTGATCGCCGAGGACCTGGACCTCGACCTGTGGGTCTCGGCCGACGGCGCGACCGTACTGCGCCTGGACGAGGACGAGTTCGCCGCCAGCGGCCTGTCCGAGCACGACCCAAAGGCGGCGGCCCGCGCGCTTGCCGCCTTGGACGAGCTCGAACTCCTGGCGAAACTGGGGAAGTTCACCGCCCTCATCGACTGA
- a CDS encoding GntR family transcriptional regulator: MTLKIVIDQGAATAPYEQLRAQISDRARSGKLPVGYKLPTVRGLAEELGLAANTVAKAYRALEADGVIETRGRNGTFVAAAGEASERLAAAAAAVYAGEARRLGLGREAARAAVDEALRAAYGS, encoded by the coding sequence GTGACCCTCAAGATCGTGATTGACCAGGGCGCGGCCACCGCGCCGTACGAGCAACTGCGCGCCCAGATCTCCGACCGGGCCCGCTCCGGGAAGCTGCCGGTCGGCTACAAACTGCCCACGGTCCGCGGCCTCGCCGAAGAGCTCGGGCTCGCCGCGAACACGGTGGCCAAGGCCTACCGCGCCCTTGAAGCGGACGGCGTCATCGAGACCCGGGGCCGCAACGGGACGTTCGTCGCGGCGGCGGGGGAGGCCTCCGAGCGCCTTGCGGCCGCGGCCGCGGCGGTCTACGCAGGCGAGGCCAGGCGCCTGGGCCTGGGCCGGGAGGCCGCGCGAGCGGCGGTCGACGAGGCCTTGCGGGCGGCGTACGGCAGCTAG
- a CDS encoding DUF5925 domain-containing protein, producing MGDMSNPEAALPIRLTVDDSDAPSDVVDALFLGRFATGEQPYSHSSSIDRVKKGFSLLPPGAKVLRAARDDDRSATLAEGEGWTLLVSRWNRGADVTVTATTEQLAEQVLKQSTEGAEDEPEPQPENVTMGFWYVSPRRGPHRTTRQIAAGTWEEVRPNYTAPVAEAMDRLMKVTPDDIAGRLLLLHGPPGTGKTSALRTLARSWRDWCQVDCVLDPERLFNDVGYLMDIAIGEDDGSAKGRWRLLLLEDCDELIRGEAKHTAGQALSRLLNLTDGLLGQGRNVLVGVTTNEDLERLHPAVVRPGRCLARIEVGPLTRAEAVGWLGTEEGVGREGTTLAELFALRRGTSPASVPDQRADADAGLYL from the coding sequence ATGGGCGACATGTCTAACCCTGAGGCCGCGCTGCCGATCCGGCTGACCGTGGACGACAGCGATGCGCCGTCCGATGTCGTCGACGCGCTCTTTCTCGGCCGCTTCGCCACGGGCGAGCAGCCTTATTCCCACAGCTCCTCCATAGACCGGGTCAAGAAGGGCTTCAGCCTGCTGCCGCCCGGCGCGAAGGTGCTGCGCGCCGCCCGCGACGACGACCGCAGCGCGACCCTCGCCGAGGGCGAGGGGTGGACGCTGCTGGTCTCGCGCTGGAACCGGGGCGCGGACGTGACGGTGACCGCCACCACCGAGCAACTGGCCGAGCAGGTCCTGAAGCAGTCGACCGAGGGCGCCGAGGACGAGCCGGAGCCGCAGCCCGAGAACGTGACGATGGGCTTTTGGTACGTGTCTCCGCGACGCGGCCCGCACCGTACGACCCGGCAGATCGCGGCGGGCACCTGGGAGGAGGTGCGGCCCAACTACACGGCGCCGGTGGCGGAGGCGATGGACCGCCTGATGAAGGTGACCCCGGATGACATCGCGGGCCGTCTGTTGCTGCTCCACGGACCGCCGGGCACGGGCAAGACCTCGGCGCTGCGCACCCTGGCCCGCTCGTGGCGGGACTGGTGCCAGGTGGACTGTGTGCTCGACCCGGAGCGTCTGTTCAACGACGTCGGCTATCTGATGGACATCGCGATCGGTGAGGACGACGGCTCGGCGAAGGGCCGCTGGCGGCTGCTGCTCCTGGAGGACTGCGACGAGCTGATCCGCGGCGAGGCCAAGCACACGGCGGGCCAGGCGCTGTCCCGTCTGCTCAACCTGACGGACGGTCTGCTCGGCCAGGGCCGCAATGTGCTGGTGGGTGTCACCACCAACGAGGACCTGGAGCGGCTGCATCCCGCGGTGGTGCGCCCCGGCCGCTGCCTGGCCCGCATCGAGGTCGGCCCGCTGACCCGCGCGGAAGCGGTCGGCTGGCTGGGCACCGAGGAGGGCGTGGGCCGCGAGGGCACCACGCTGGCCGAACTGTTCGCCCTGCGCCGCGGCACGTCGCCGGCGTCGGTCCCGGACCAGCGGGCGGACGCGGACGCGGGGCTGTATCTCTGA